One window from the genome of Anguilla rostrata isolate EN2019 chromosome 5, ASM1855537v3, whole genome shotgun sequence encodes:
- the LOC135256145 gene encoding nuclear factor of activated T-cells, cytoplasmic 3-like, which produces MTTANCSGNEELDFRLIFGEDGQQQSLGPADLEPDDNSSFYILNVGQPQSAVNQPIGIPRYGLQTHAPVGSAPSRLQAHKAYDPGYEYGPAAGHRVFECPSIQITSISPSCPQDMEAGEDGLGGAAAGPEGECQAQGQGQDQCLSRGHLYLPLDPSYRDSSLSPSPCSSLSSRSWFSDASSCESFSQAYDDVESELNEAAARFTLGSPLASPGEEPWLLQHQHQQQQQQHQQHQQQQQQQRHPPFPRQLSPSRQSPCHSPRASVTDENWLSPRPPSQPSSRPTSPCGKRRHSSADICYPGSASPRLSPAPTPGHSPRGSVTEDTWAGSPSSSSAAAAAAPPPFHCCSAAELDVPSKTRKTSQDRPPLSGTGDPAGLEDPGSVSPSREGPLSDDGGGGGGHGLKKDGSAEQFLSVPSHFTWNKPKPGHTPIFRTSSLPPLDWPLPSQFGQYELKIEVHPRAHHRAHYETEGSRGAVKASSGAHPVVKLLGYNEKPVNLQMFIGTADDRYLRPHAFYQVHRITGKTVATPSQEIIITSTKVLEIPLLPENSMSASIDCAGILKLRNSDIELRKGETDIGRKNTRVRVVFRVHIPQLGGKVLSLQAASIPVECSQRSAQELPQVDKCSLTSCSVNGGEEMAITGSNFCPESKVVFLEKGPDGRPQWEVEAKIIREKSQGANIVVEVPPYHSKTVTSAVQVQFYVCNGKRKRSQSQRFSYLSVLVKQEQRDEQDVAAAPSMPPPMALAPPPSQPNLHLLRNQLSPPDSGQVHDSLLASPPRGLVPGLTHPQPAYSPAGSASFQHLPGLQGHGLSAGSDCQLMSPPPAFHPARALPLPPPARPSYQPMQHNLAYNGQSSLPMSAGSSPAYERMTYQPDPAASHPLGLGMVYHPPTMASSAAPGQSLHSHAPPHQHSLGYHCTAPVPSHHPGSVPPVQHSCPPAPEPALPPPTASPCLRPLPDAALPGLPLRSQSSASCPSPTTSPLPMAPPPSQLQHSLGYHSGSQSSASYPSPTTSPLPMAPSPSQMQHSLGYHSGSQSSASYPSPTTSPLPMAPPPSQMQHSWATTPAPRAPPPVPPPPPRPFPWLRPLPDAALLGYPPAPRTPPPALPHHLAPPHGSAPSQMQHSVGYRSGSQSSASCPSPTTSPLPMGLSSCSGPSSPQLHSLPYRSPTGSTPSPTPSSPLMHQPSPSAVSPLGHTLAPQPPFAPDGERPSIKQEPEDKEPTFRSIGLQDITLDDVNEIIGRDMSRAPGPES; this is translated from the exons ACCTCGAGCCTGACGACAACTCGTCCTTCTACATCCTCAACGTGGGCCAGCCCCAGTCCGCGGTCAACCAGCCGATCGGGATCCCCCGCTATGGCCTGCAGACCCACGCCCCCGTCGGCTCGGCGCCCTCCCGGCTGCAGGCCCACAAGGCCTACGACCCCGGGTACGAGTACGGCCCCGCGGCGGGCCACAGGGTCTTCGAGTGCCCCAGCATCCAGATCACCTCCATCTCCCCCAGCTGCCCGCAGGACATGGAGGCGGGCGAGgacgggctggggggggcggcggcggggcccGAGGGGGAGTGCCAGgcccagggccagggccaggacCAGTGCCTGTCCCGGGGGCACCTGTACCTGCCCCTGGACCCGTCGTACCGGGACTCGTCCCTCAGCCCCAGCCCCTGCAGCAGCCTGTCGTCCCGGAGCTGGTTCTCGGACGCCTCGTCGTGCGAGTCCTTCTCGCAGGCGTACGACGACGTGGAGTCGGAGCTGAACGAGGCGGCGGCCCGCTTCACGCTGGGCTCCCCGCTGGCCTCGCCCGGGGAGGAGCCCTGGCTcctgcagcaccagcaccagcagcagcagcagcagcaccagcagcaccagcagcagcagcagcagcagcgccacCCGCCCTTCCCCCGCCAGCTCTCCCCCAGTCGCCAGTCGCCCTGCCACTCCCCCCGCGCCAGCGTCACCGACGAGAACTGGCTGAGCCCCCGGCCGCCGTCGCAGCCGTCGTCCCGCCCCACCTCGCCCTGCGGCAAGAGGCGCCACTCCAGCGCCGACATCTGCTACCCGGGCTCCGCCTCCCCGCGCCTCTCCCCGGCCCCCACGCCGGGCCACTCCCCGCGGGGCAGCGTGACGGAGGACACCTGGGCCggcagcccctcctcctcctccgcggcggcggcggcggcgcccccccccttccactgCTGCTCGGCCGCCGAGCTGGACGTCCCCTCCAAGACCAGGAAGACGTCGCAGGACCGGCCGCCGCTCTCCGGCACGGGCGACCCGGCGGGCCTGGAGGACCCGGGCAGCGTCTCGCCCTCGCGGGAGGGCCCCCTCTCcgacgacggcggcggcggcgggggccaCGGCCTCAAGAAGGACGGGTCCGCCGAGCAGTTCCTCTCCGTCCCCTCGCATTTCACCTGGAACAAGCCCAAACCAGGACATACGCCGATCTTCCG aacGTCATCGCTGCCTCCTCTGGACTGGCCGCTGCCCAGCCAGTTCGGCCAGTACGAGCTGAAGATCGAGGTGCACCCCAGGGCCCACCACAGAGCGCACTACGAGACGGAGGGGAGCCGGGGGGCCGTCAAGGCCTCGTCCGGGGCCCACCCCGTGGTCAAG CTCTTGGGCTACAACGAGAAGCCGGTCAACCTGCAGATGTTCATCGGAACCGCCGACGACCGCTACCTGAGACCGCACGCCTTCTACCAGGTGCACCGAATCACCGGGAAAACGGTTGCTACCCCGAGCCAGGAAATCATCATCACCAGTACAAAGGTTCTCGAGATTCCTCTCCTTCCCGAAAACAGCATGTCAGCCAG CATCGACTGCGCCGGGATCCTGAAGCTGCGCAACTCGGACATCGAGCTGCGGAAGGGCGAGACGGACATCGGGCGCAAGAACACGCGCGTGCGGGTGGTGTTCCGCGTGCACATCCCCCAGCTCGGGGGCAAGGTGCTGTCCCTGCAGGCCGCCTCCATCCCCGTGGAGTGCT CCCAGCGCTCTGCTCAAGAGCTGCCCCAGGTGGACAAGTGCAGTCTGACCAGCTGCTCCGTCAACGGAGGGGAGGAGATGGCCATCACGGGCTCCAACTTCTGCCCCGAGTCCAAAGTGGTGTTCCTGGAGAAGGGACCCg ATGGGCGACCTCAATGGGAAGTGGAGGCGAAAATCATACGAGAGAAAAGCCAAGGA GCGAACATCGTGGTGGAGGTGCCCCCCTACCACAGCAAGACGGTGACGTCGGCCGTCCAGGTGCAGTTCTACGTGTGCAACGGGAAGAGGAAACGAAGCCAGTCCCAGCGCTTCAGCTACCTGTCAG TTCTGGTGaagcaggagcagagagacgAACAGGATGTGGCCGCCGCCCCCTCCATGCCCCCGCCCATGGCCCTGGCTCCGCCTCCCAGCCAGCCCAATCTCCACCTGCTCAGGAACCAGCTGTCTCCCCCCGACTCAGGCCAAGTGCACGACAGCCTGCTGGCCAGTCCCCCCCGAGGCCTGGTCCCCGGCTTGACACACCCCCAGCCCGCCTACTCTCccgcaggctccgcctccttccAGCACCTGCCGGGTCTCCAGGGCCACGGCCTGAGCGCAGGCTCCGACTGCCAGCTGATGAGCCCGCCCCCCGCCTTCCACCCCGCCCgggccctgcccctgcccccgcccgccAGACCCTCGTACCAGCCTATGCAGCACAACCTGGCGTACAACGGCCAGTCCAGTCTTCCCATGAGTGCCGGCTCATCCCCGGCCTACGAACGGATGACCTACCAGCCCGACCCTGCCGCCTCTCATCCCCTGGGCCTTGGCATGGTGTATCACCCTCCCACCATGGCCTCCAGCGCCGCCCCCGGCCAATCCCTGCACTCCCACGCGCCCCCTCACCAGCACTCCCTGGGCTACCACTGCACGGCGCCGgtcccctcccaccacccagGCTCCGTCCCTCCAGTGCAGCACTCCTGCCCACCGGCTCCCGagcccgccctccctccccccactgccTCCCCATgcctccgccccctcccagaTGCAGCACTCCCTGGGCTACCACTCCGGTCCCAGAGCTCCGcctcctgtccctcccccaccacctcgCCCCTCCccatggctccgcccccctcccagctGCAGCACTCCCTGGGCTACCACTCCGGCTCCCAGAGCTCCGCCTCCtatccctcccccaccacctcgCCCCTCCCCATGGCTCCGTCCCCCTCCCAGATGCAGCACTCCCTGGGCTACCACTCCGGCTCCCAGAGCTCCGCCTCCtatccctcccccaccacctcgCCCCTCCccatggctccgcccccctcccagatGCAGCACTCCTGGGCTACCACTCCGGCTCCCAGAGCTCCGcctcctgtccctcccccaccacctcgCCCCTTCCCATGGCTCCGTCCCCTCCCAGATGCAGCACTCCTGGGCTACCCTCCAGCTCCCAGAACTCCgcctcctgccctcccccaccacctcgCCCCTCCccatggctccgccccctcccagaTGCAGCACTCCGTGGGCTACCGCTCCGGCTCCcagagctccgcctcctgcccctcccccaccacctcgCCCCTCCCCATGGGGCTGTCCTCGTGCTCCGGGCCCTCCTCCCCGCAGCTGCACTCGCTCCCGTACAGGTCCCCCACCGGCTCCACACCCTCCCCgacccccagcagccccctgatgcaccagccctccccctccgccgTCAGCCCCCTGGGGCACACCCTGGCCCCTCAGCCTCCCTTCGCCCCTGATGGGGAGCGACCGAGCATCAAACAGGAGCCAGAAGACAAGGAGCCCACCTTCCGCTCCATCGGACTGCAGGACATCACGCTGGATGACG